Part of the Chitinophaga parva genome is shown below.
CAGCAGCAAGCCATCCGGGTATTGCACCTTTACCAGGAACAAACCCTGGGGCGGCACCGCAAAATCTGCCTTCGTACAGTCCTTTGCCTGTATCACTTCATGAAACTGCTCAATGGAAAGCTTGCCCCTGCCCACCCGCAACATAGTGCCCACCAGCCCACGCACCATACCCCGCAGGAAACGGTTGGCCCGCACATTGTAAATGAGCTGCCCATCTTCGCTGTGGCTCCAGTAAGAATGCAGGATGTTGCAATTGTAGGTTTTCACCTGGCTGTTGCGCTTGGAGAAAGTAGAAAAGTCCGTATAACCACTCACGATAATAGCCGCTTCCTGCAGCCATGCTTCGTTCAGCTTATAAGGGAAATAATAGCCCCTGTCCTGGCGGAACGGGTCCTTCCGGTTATACAGGAAGTATTGATAGGAGCGGCTTTCAGCGGCAAAGCGGGCATTGGTCTCTTCCGGCACGGCATACACTCCTTTCAGTACGATATCCGGCGGCAGGATGGCATTCACCTTATACAAAAACTGCGGATGCAAAGGCAGTTCCGTATCAAAATGCAGGAAGTTCTGCAACGCATGTACACCGGCATCTGTACGGCTGGAGCCCGTGGTCTGCACGGGTACACGCATGAGGGTACTAACCGCTTTATCGATAGTGCCCTGCACAGAATGACTGTTGTGTTGTACCTGGAAACCCGCGTACTGCGTGCCTTTGTAGGCCACTTCTAAAAAATACCGTTTCATGCCCTTTGCTGTTTCAGCCGGCAAGTTCCTCACAAAAACCGACAATGTAAAATGAAAAAGGCCCCACCGGTGCGCGGTGAGGCCTTCAGTTATGTAGTAACGCTTAGCGCAGCATGGCATTAAAGCGCTTCCTGTAATAGTCATCTTTCAGCAGGTCCTGCAAGCCCACAAACTTACCGGTTTCATACGTATGCAGGTAAGCCGTTTCCAGCAGCCGGTAACGGTATTCATCCGTATCGATCAGCTGTGCAAAAGCGCGGATCTGCTCTGTAGACAGGCACGTATTGCGGATGTTCCTATTGAACGTTTCCACCATATTGGATTCATTGCCCTGGGAAGAAACCCTCCGCATCAGCTTCTTAAAGCTATCGTTATTGAGCATCTGCTGGCAATCTGAATTCAGCGATGTCTTTGCACTGCTTACAGGAGCCGCAGTGGTAGCGGCTTCCGTGGCAGCAGTCTGTTTATTCACGGTCACCCATTCATCTGAATGCAGGTTGCCCACAGAATCAGCAACTGCGCTCTCTTCGCTACGTTTCTTCTTTTTCCTGGATGGCTTAGGCGCATCTTCTACCGGGGCAGCAGCGGCTGTTGTGGCGGCAGCTGCAGGCGCTGTGGTACCAAAATCTATGAATTGCGGTTCATCACCGGTGGCATGTTTCTTTTTCTTTCTGGAAGCTA
Proteins encoded:
- the truA gene encoding tRNA pseudouridine(38-40) synthase TruA translates to MKRYFLEVAYKGTQYAGFQVQHNSHSVQGTIDKAVSTLMRVPVQTTGSSRTDAGVHALQNFLHFDTELPLHPQFLYKVNAILPPDIVLKGVYAVPEETNARFAAESRSYQYFLYNRKDPFRQDRGYYFPYKLNEAWLQEAAIIVSGYTDFSTFSKRNSQVKTYNCNILHSYWSHSEDGQLIYNVRANRFLRGMVRGLVGTMLRVGRGKLSIEQFHEVIQAKDCTKADFAVPPQGLFLVKVQYPDGLLLPVEKI